From Psychroflexus torquis ATCC 700755, the proteins below share one genomic window:
- the rdgB gene encoding RdgB/HAM1 family non-canonical purine NTP pyrophosphatase translates to MTLIFATHNPNKVKEIQALLPEHIQLKSLIDIGYVEDIEEYGSTMEANAKIKVEAIVKKYNYPCFADDTGLEVEALGGKPGIKSARYAGEDKNDDANKRKLLEDLEQFKDRSARFKTVIYYKNQGVEHQFTGICEGEITKEESGNHGFGYDPIFKPKGYKQTFAEMQSDQKNKISHRSLAFQQLIEFLKA, encoded by the coding sequence ATGACACTTATTTTCGCTACACATAATCCAAACAAGGTAAAAGAAATTCAAGCCTTGTTACCTGAGCACATTCAGCTTAAATCACTAATCGATATAGGATATGTGGAAGACATTGAAGAATATGGAAGTACCATGGAAGCTAATGCAAAAATTAAAGTTGAGGCAATTGTGAAGAAATACAATTATCCCTGTTTTGCAGATGATACAGGATTGGAAGTGGAAGCCTTGGGCGGTAAACCTGGGATAAAATCGGCTCGCTATGCTGGAGAAGATAAAAACGATGACGCCAACAAAAGAAAACTCCTTGAGGATCTAGAACAATTTAAAGACAGATCGGCAAGGTTTAAAACAGTTATTTACTATAAAAACCAAGGGGTAGAACACCAATTTACAGGGATTTGTGAAGGAGAAATTACGAAAGAAGAGTCTGGAAACCATGGATTTGGGTACGATCCTATTTTTAAACCTAAAGGGTACAAACAAACTTTTGCTGAAATGCAATCGGATCAGAAAAATAAAATAAGTCATAGGAGTTTAGCCTTCCAACAGCTTATAGAATTTTTGAAAGCATAA
- a CDS encoding NUDIX hydrolase produces MEFSSLEYLITKLKKIELPGESFHYQLAPLFRQKELETLSEKRKNANYAGVISLLYPKNGEIHMAFILRKTYKGVHSNQIGFPGGRYEEVDLNLERTALRETEEEIGVEANKIKLIKPLTQLYIPPSNFLVYPFLGYVDFEPSFVLQESEVENMIEIPLSICLDKNNLNTEIIQASYAKNVEVPAFNFNGNVVWGATAMILSEIRELFSRIA; encoded by the coding sequence ATGGAATTTTCATCATTAGAATATTTAATCACAAAATTAAAGAAAATAGAGCTTCCTGGCGAATCTTTTCATTACCAACTCGCGCCTTTATTTCGTCAAAAAGAATTGGAAACCTTAAGTGAGAAACGAAAAAACGCCAATTATGCTGGGGTAATTTCGCTATTATACCCTAAAAATGGTGAAATACATATGGCTTTCATCTTGAGGAAAACTTACAAAGGGGTGCATTCAAATCAGATTGGATTTCCTGGTGGGCGCTATGAAGAGGTTGATTTGAATCTTGAACGAACAGCCTTAAGAGAAACGGAAGAAGAAATTGGAGTAGAGGCAAACAAGATTAAATTGATAAAGCCACTTACACAGCTTTATATACCACCTTCCAATTTTTTGGTTTATCCATTTCTGGGCTATGTTGATTTTGAACCAAGTTTCGTTTTACAGGAAAGTGAAGTGGAAAATATGATAGAAATCCCTCTGTCCATTTGTTTAGATAAAAACAATTTGAATACAGAAATCATTCAAGCTTCTTACGCTAAAAATGTAGAAGTACCTGCTTTCAATTTTAACGGTAATGTGGTTTGGGGAGCTACTGCTATGATTTTAAGTGAAATAAGAGAACTCTTTTCTAGGATAGCATAA
- a CDS encoding lysophospholipid acyltransferase family protein codes for MGLLKKNPFGHYLFLKKWIIRIMGGMTHQRYRGFNDLQIEGSSILKNLPDRNVLFVSNHQTYFADVVAMYHVFNASLSGRDDSIKNVGYLWDPKLNIYYVAAAETMKKGFLPKILAYAGSISIDRTWRADGQNVNRQVKMSDISDIGRALDDGWVITFPQGTTKPWKPIRKGTAFIIKKYKPIVIPIVIDGFRRSFDKKGIRIKKRNILQSMVIKEPLDIDYDTEGVDSIIEKIEYAIEQHPSFLKVIPESEIEAHESLNEKRRYSADTNKDKDL; via the coding sequence ATGGGCTTATTAAAGAAAAATCCTTTTGGACATTATCTGTTTTTAAAAAAGTGGATAATAAGGATTATGGGTGGAATGACCCATCAACGTTATCGAGGTTTCAATGATCTCCAAATAGAAGGATCTTCCATTTTAAAAAATTTGCCCGATAGAAATGTCTTGTTTGTATCCAACCACCAAACTTACTTCGCAGATGTGGTTGCTATGTATCATGTGTTTAATGCTTCCTTAAGCGGAAGAGATGACAGTATTAAAAACGTAGGCTATTTATGGGATCCTAAGTTGAATATTTACTACGTCGCAGCTGCTGAAACAATGAAGAAAGGTTTCTTGCCAAAAATTCTAGCCTATGCAGGATCCATAAGTATAGATAGAACTTGGAGAGCTGATGGGCAAAATGTAAATCGCCAAGTAAAAATGAGCGATATTTCTGATATAGGAAGAGCTTTAGATGATGGTTGGGTCATCACCTTTCCTCAAGGCACGACGAAACCCTGGAAACCAATAAGAAAAGGAACAGCCTTCATCATAAAAAAATACAAACCTATTGTTATACCTATAGTTATAGATGGCTTTAGACGTTCTTTCGATAAAAAAGGAATCCGTATCAAAAAGAGAAATATTCTTCAATCTATGGTCATTAAAGAGCCACTAGATATAGATTATGATACTGAAGGAGTGGATAGCATTATAGAAAAAATTGAATATGCTATAGAGCAACATCCCTCGTTCCTTAAGGTGATTCCAGAAAGTGAAATTGAAGCTCACGAGTCGCTAAACGAGAAGCGTCGCTATAGCGCCGATACCAATAAAGATAAAGATTTGTAG
- a CDS encoding AAA family ATPase — protein sequence MQEENPLEFNNRIPLDELKNSVEAIRGELAKVIIGQEDFIKLLIVGLLTDGHVLIEGVPGIAKTITSKLFAKSIHTGFSRIQFTPDLMPSDVLGTSVLKTDNSDFEFKKGPIFSNIVLIDEINRSPAKTQAALFEVMEEKQITMDGVEYKMRPPFMVIATQNPIDQEGTYALPEAQLDRFLFKLKIDYPNLEEEVKILKSHHLRKSKSPMDEVKAVMDVETLLKFRDQIHDIIVEDKIFDYVAEIVLQTRSHPHLILGGSPRASLSILKAAKAFAAIQGRDFVTPEDVKSSLKPVLNHRIILSPEKEMEGTTPEQVIDLIQNTIEIPR from the coding sequence ATGCAAGAAGAAAACCCACTAGAATTCAATAATAGAATACCCTTAGATGAATTAAAAAATTCAGTTGAAGCCATAAGAGGTGAACTGGCTAAAGTTATTATAGGTCAAGAAGATTTTATAAAATTACTCATTGTAGGCTTACTAACCGATGGCCATGTTCTCATTGAAGGTGTGCCAGGGATTGCCAAAACTATAACGTCCAAATTGTTTGCTAAATCCATTCATACCGGTTTTAGCAGAATTCAATTTACGCCAGATTTAATGCCTAGTGATGTTTTAGGTACTTCTGTATTAAAAACTGATAACTCTGATTTTGAGTTTAAAAAAGGCCCTATTTTTTCTAATATTGTCTTGATTGATGAAATTAACCGATCTCCTGCTAAGACGCAAGCCGCTTTGTTTGAGGTAATGGAAGAAAAACAGATTACTATGGATGGCGTTGAGTACAAAATGCGACCACCATTTATGGTAATAGCTACACAAAACCCTATAGATCAAGAAGGTACTTACGCTTTGCCTGAAGCTCAACTGGATCGCTTTTTATTCAAGTTAAAAATCGACTATCCAAACTTAGAAGAAGAAGTGAAAATTCTCAAATCTCATCATTTACGCAAGTCAAAGTCACCCATGGATGAGGTCAAAGCCGTCATGGATGTTGAAACACTCTTAAAATTCAGAGATCAAATACACGATATTATTGTAGAGGATAAAATCTTCGATTATGTGGCAGAAATTGTCTTACAAACTAGATCTCATCCCCATCTCATCTTAGGAGGTTCTCCTAGAGCTTCATTATCTATATTGAAAGCAGCAAAGGCATTTGCCGCTATACAAGGTAGAGATTTTGTAACCCCCGAAGATGTAAAGTCCAGCCTTAAACCGGTATTAAACCATAGAATTATTCTGTCTCCAGAAAAAGAAATGGAAGGGACTACACCAGAGCAAGTCATTGATTTAATCCAAAATACTATAGAAATCCCTAGATAG
- a CDS encoding stage II sporulation protein M has translation MREAAFVKQNKDKWLKFERVLVNNIHILPDEISQLYVELNEDLNYAQTFYANSETLAYLNELSVGAHQKIYKTKKESKNKIFQFYFKEFPLFFHKHRSMLLLAFILFASFTAIGAYSASSDDAFVRLILGDAYVNSTIDNIQNGDPMAVYKKSNETDMFLGITINNIKVALYAFIAGIFAGLGTVYIILQNAIMLGSFQYFFYDQGLLWESARTIWIHGTIEISVIIVAACAGLVMGKSLLFPKTYTRLQSFIQGVKAGLKIVISTIPFFIIAGFLEGFVTRLTGMPDWLAILIIISSLALILYYYVFLPHIIYKKHAEQLHPL, from the coding sequence ATGCGTGAGGCCGCTTTTGTTAAGCAAAATAAAGACAAATGGTTAAAATTCGAAAGAGTTCTAGTAAATAATATTCATATTTTACCAGATGAGATATCTCAACTCTACGTGGAACTGAACGAAGATCTAAATTACGCCCAAACTTTTTACGCTAACAGTGAAACTTTAGCTTATCTCAACGAGCTTTCTGTAGGAGCTCATCAGAAGATTTATAAAACCAAAAAGGAATCCAAGAACAAAATATTTCAATTTTACTTTAAAGAATTTCCACTTTTTTTTCACAAGCACCGCTCGATGCTTTTACTCGCTTTTATTCTTTTTGCGAGTTTTACCGCTATAGGAGCTTATTCTGCATCCTCCGACGATGCCTTTGTGAGATTAATTCTGGGAGATGCCTATGTCAACTCCACTATCGATAATATCCAAAACGGGGACCCTATGGCAGTGTACAAAAAATCCAACGAAACAGATATGTTTCTTGGCATTACTATAAATAATATAAAAGTGGCTCTTTATGCATTTATTGCGGGTATTTTTGCTGGGTTAGGTACCGTCTACATCATCTTACAAAATGCAATTATGCTTGGATCTTTTCAGTATTTTTTTTATGACCAAGGCTTGCTATGGGAATCTGCAAGAACCATCTGGATTCACGGCACTATAGAAATTTCTGTTATTATCGTTGCTGCCTGCGCTGGCCTAGTTATGGGAAAGAGTCTCCTATTTCCAAAAACCTACACAAGACTCCAATCTTTTATTCAAGGAGTAAAAGCTGGGCTCAAAATTGTTATAAGCACGATACCCTTTTTCATCATAGCTGGATTTTTAGAAGGTTTTGTTACCCGTTTAACTGGCATGCCAGATTGGTTGGCTATATTAATTATTATATCGTCTTTAGCTCTTATTCTCTATTATTACGTCTTTTTACCACACATAATTTATAAAAAACATGCTGAACAATTACATCCTCTTTAA
- a CDS encoding peptidylprolyl isomerase encodes MKIPFLILSIVFVFTSCKENKDNSTIQSSLEKKMTEKKVEVNIPSNGQSDRDLSKIKTITQEELIPFLKAYAEDNPETIVEVITDKGSFTVELYAEPILHRANFIRLVKVGYFDTTVFHRVANNFVIQGGNSDRMGTYDFRNALGNFLIPNEFISRHKHDYGTLSAAKYAEQNISNASSPFEFFIVTKLDGAYHLDQDHTVFGRVIKGMEVIEKIDDMETDGSEWPLTNVGLDMKVIR; translated from the coding sequence ATGAAAATTCCATTTTTAATTCTAAGTATAGTATTCGTTTTTACATCTTGTAAAGAAAACAAAGATAATTCAACTATACAAAGCAGCCTTGAGAAAAAAATGACTGAAAAGAAAGTTGAAGTCAATATTCCCTCTAATGGACAAAGTGATCGAGATTTATCAAAAATCAAAACAATAACACAAGAAGAATTAATACCATTTCTAAAGGCCTACGCCGAAGACAATCCTGAAACTATTGTTGAGGTGATCACCGATAAGGGATCCTTTACTGTAGAGCTTTATGCTGAGCCTATTTTACACAGAGCGAATTTTATAAGACTGGTTAAAGTTGGATATTTTGACACCACTGTTTTTCATAGAGTCGCTAATAATTTCGTGATACAAGGTGGAAATAGCGATAGAATGGGCACATACGACTTTAGAAATGCTTTAGGCAATTTTTTAATACCCAATGAATTTATAAGTCGGCATAAACACGATTATGGTACTTTATCCGCTGCAAAATATGCGGAGCAAAATATAAGTAATGCCTCTTCTCCTTTTGAATTTTTTATTGTCACAAAACTTGATGGCGCTTATCATCTAGACCAAGATCATACGGTCTTTGGGAGAGTAATAAAAGGCATGGAAGTGATAGAAAAAATAGACGATATGGAAACCGATGGAAGCGAATGGCCACTCACCAACGTAGGCCTAGACATGAAAGTGATTCGGTAA
- a CDS encoding RDD family protein, which translates to MSHFQIETAQNVKIQQNVATVWDRILAYIIDFTIILAYVFATIAVMSGLNVSPFEGFATSLVIGLPPFLYHLLMETFLNGQSVGKASMHLRVVNLDGSKPQFSGYLIRWLFRIIDISLVSGAIAVLVILLNGKGQRLGDLAAKTAVISERRKTGFDKMLNFEIEESYTPRYPQAASMTDKDVRKIKAVFDKAHRKSDHFIIIKLSDKVASQLNIKLDQSPQTFIQTLLKDYHYYSTR; encoded by the coding sequence ATGAGTCATTTTCAAATAGAAACTGCACAAAATGTGAAGATTCAACAAAATGTAGCTACAGTCTGGGATAGGATTCTAGCTTACATCATAGATTTTACTATTATCCTAGCTTATGTATTTGCTACTATCGCTGTGATGAGTGGGCTAAACGTCTCTCCTTTTGAGGGTTTTGCCACCTCTCTTGTCATCGGTTTGCCTCCGTTTCTATATCATTTATTGATGGAAACTTTTCTAAATGGACAAAGCGTAGGTAAAGCATCCATGCATTTGCGAGTAGTCAACCTAGATGGCTCAAAGCCTCAATTTTCTGGATATTTAATTCGTTGGTTATTTAGGATTATAGACATAAGCTTGGTGAGTGGTGCTATTGCGGTTTTGGTTATTTTGCTAAATGGTAAAGGACAACGGCTTGGCGATCTTGCTGCGAAAACAGCAGTGATTTCTGAACGAAGGAAAACAGGCTTTGATAAGATGTTGAATTTCGAAATTGAAGAGTCTTACACTCCCCGCTATCCACAAGCAGCCTCGATGACAGACAAAGATGTGAGGAAAATTAAAGCTGTTTTTGATAAAGCTCATAGAAAATCCGATCACTTTATCATTATAAAACTCAGTGACAAAGTAGCCTCTCAATTGAACATTAAACTAGACCAATCTCCACAAACATTTATACAAACCCTGTTAAAGGATTATCACTATTATAGTACTCGCTAA
- a CDS encoding DEAD/DEAH box helicase, producing MTTFESLGLSPEILRAIEDLGFESPSEVQEQTIPVLLEESTDMVALAQTGTGKTAAFGFPLIQNIDLNSKKTQGLILSPTRELCMQITNELKQYSKYYQNLSTVAVYGGASITDQARQIKKGAQIIVATPGRMKDMIQRNIIDISNISICILDEADEMLNMGFFEDIKEILSHSSDQKNTWLFSATMPKEVSIIAKKFMKNPKEITVGQKNISTKSVSHEYFIVGGRDRYSAVKRVVDANPDIYAVVFCRTKRDAQKVAEKLIEDGYSASALHGDLSQAQRDMVMNSFRRKQIQMLVATDVAARGIDVDDITHVINYQLPDEIEIYTHRSGRTGRAGKEGKSLVIVTKSEVRKIKQVERMIGQKFTQEELPSGDEICKRQLFHLADEIKKTEINHAIDPFIPNLEAEFEELSKEDIIKKFFSVEFSRFHNYYKNAPKVVQHSADESYSSGKDYGDETRFFINIGEKDGFDWMSMKDFLKDQLELDRDGVAKVDVKNTFSFFNVATDDVEKVEGVFESFMLKGRHVNVEITKDQKSGGGGGGRKGGDKSRDRKPRKRFDKNNSSDFKGKKPGGSNVKSSFERRRKKN from the coding sequence ATGACTACATTTGAATCATTAGGCTTAAGCCCTGAAATCTTGAGAGCAATCGAAGATTTAGGATTTGAGTCCCCGAGTGAAGTACAGGAACAAACAATTCCTGTTTTACTCGAAGAGTCAACCGATATGGTTGCACTTGCCCAGACAGGTACAGGAAAAACAGCCGCATTCGGTTTTCCTCTCATTCAGAACATTGACCTCAATTCCAAAAAAACACAAGGTTTAATTTTGTCTCCAACTCGTGAATTGTGTATGCAAATCACCAACGAGCTAAAACAGTATTCAAAATACTACCAAAACCTAAGTACTGTTGCTGTATATGGAGGCGCGAGCATCACTGATCAAGCCAGACAAATTAAAAAAGGGGCACAAATTATTGTAGCGACTCCTGGACGTATGAAAGATATGATCCAGAGAAACATTATTGATATTTCAAATATCAGTATATGTATCTTGGATGAGGCGGATGAAATGTTGAACATGGGTTTCTTTGAAGATATAAAAGAAATTCTGTCCCATTCTTCCGATCAAAAAAACACATGGTTATTTAGTGCAACGATGCCAAAAGAGGTATCGATTATCGCTAAAAAATTCATGAAAAATCCAAAGGAGATCACTGTTGGCCAGAAAAATATCTCTACAAAATCTGTAAGTCACGAGTATTTTATCGTGGGTGGTAGAGATCGTTATAGCGCGGTAAAACGTGTGGTTGATGCCAATCCAGACATCTATGCTGTTGTCTTTTGTAGAACCAAAAGAGACGCTCAAAAAGTGGCTGAAAAACTCATAGAAGATGGGTACAGCGCTTCTGCTTTACATGGAGATTTGAGCCAGGCTCAAAGAGATATGGTAATGAACAGTTTTAGAAGAAAGCAAATCCAAATGTTAGTAGCAACAGATGTTGCTGCTCGTGGAATTGATGTAGACGATATCACACACGTGATCAATTACCAACTCCCTGACGAAATTGAAATTTACACTCACCGAAGTGGAAGAACTGGTCGTGCTGGTAAAGAAGGTAAATCTTTAGTCATTGTCACTAAAAGTGAAGTGAGAAAGATTAAGCAAGTTGAAAGAATGATCGGACAGAAATTCACTCAAGAGGAATTACCTTCTGGAGATGAGATCTGTAAACGTCAATTATTTCATTTGGCAGACGAGATTAAAAAGACTGAGATCAATCATGCAATAGATCCTTTTATCCCAAATCTAGAAGCTGAATTTGAAGAACTAAGCAAGGAAGATATTATTAAAAAATTCTTTTCTGTTGAATTCTCAAGATTTCATAATTATTATAAGAATGCTCCAAAAGTAGTTCAACACTCTGCTGATGAGTCTTATTCCTCAGGAAAAGATTACGGAGATGAAACTCGATTTTTCATAAATATTGGTGAGAAAGATGGTTTCGACTGGATGTCGATGAAGGACTTCCTAAAGGATCAGTTGGAACTAGATCGTGATGGAGTTGCTAAGGTTGATGTTAAAAACACCTTTTCATTCTTCAATGTTGCGACAGATGATGTTGAAAAAGTGGAGGGCGTTTTTGAAAGCTTTATGTTAAAAGGTAGACATGTAAATGTTGAGATCACCAAAGATCAAAAGAGCGGCGGTGGTGGCGGTGGTAGAAAAGGTGGCGATAAGTCACGAGATCGCAAACCTAGAAAACGATTTGACAAGAATAATTCTTCCGATTTTAAAGGTAAAAAACCAGGAGGATCAAACGTTAAGAGTTCTTTTGAAAGAAGACGAAAAAAGAACTAA
- a CDS encoding DUF58 domain-containing protein, producing the protein MRQFFSSLYFGQTFFKILYGFSGLYLLSFWFHSLFTISTILIVVFSIVFAIDLYRLYRRNGFYASREVAHKFSNSDANPVRIRLTNLYPFTIHTDIIDEIPEQFQKRDFLKSWTVQADSKDKFSYTLTPVQRGEYRFGFLNCYVSTKLRLVKRRFRFENESLVKVYPSFMQMRALDFMAIDQKMSQYGMKKIRKIGHTMEFEQIKNYVTGDDIRTINWKATAKHRRLMVNQYQDEKSQPIYNIIDVGRVMKMPFEGLSLLDYAINSSLAFSNIVLKKNDKVGMLTFAETVRNYVPANSKKTHLNTLLETLYGINTGFSVSDFNRLYANCKRTIAQRSLLMLYTNFEHITSLKRQMPYLRAIAKSHLLVVIFFQNTELEDMASLKTSKVSEIYDKTIAQEFVYNKKLMVKELEKNGIQAILTKPKDLSVNTINKYLEIKAKGLL; encoded by the coding sequence GTGCGTCAATTTTTTTCATCTCTTTATTTCGGTCAAACTTTCTTCAAAATCCTTTATGGTTTTTCGGGGCTGTATTTGCTTTCGTTTTGGTTTCATAGCCTCTTCACCATTAGCACTATACTTATAGTAGTATTTAGTATTGTCTTCGCTATAGATCTTTACAGACTTTACCGAAGAAATGGTTTTTATGCTTCTCGGGAAGTCGCTCATAAATTTTCGAATAGCGATGCCAATCCTGTCCGTATTCGACTTACCAATCTTTATCCATTTACAATCCACACGGATATTATAGATGAAATTCCGGAACAATTTCAAAAGAGAGATTTCTTAAAATCTTGGACTGTACAGGCAGACTCAAAAGATAAATTCTCTTATACCTTAACACCAGTTCAAAGGGGTGAATATAGATTTGGTTTTCTCAACTGCTATGTGAGTACAAAGTTAAGGTTAGTCAAAAGGCGCTTTAGGTTTGAAAATGAATCTTTGGTAAAAGTATACCCTTCCTTTATGCAGATGAGAGCATTAGATTTTATGGCTATCGATCAGAAAATGAGCCAATATGGGATGAAAAAGATCAGGAAGATTGGTCATACCATGGAGTTTGAGCAAATTAAAAACTATGTGACAGGCGACGATATTCGCACGATCAATTGGAAGGCCACAGCCAAGCATAGACGTTTGATGGTAAACCAATATCAAGATGAAAAATCACAGCCCATATATAACATCATTGATGTTGGCCGTGTGATGAAAATGCCCTTTGAAGGTTTATCTTTATTGGATTATGCGATAAATTCTTCACTTGCCTTCAGTAATATCGTCCTAAAGAAAAACGACAAAGTAGGGATGCTTACTTTTGCAGAAACAGTACGTAACTATGTTCCTGCCAATTCCAAAAAAACACATTTAAATACACTTTTGGAAACCTTATATGGAATAAATACTGGTTTTTCGGTTTCTGACTTTAATCGACTCTATGCCAATTGTAAACGAACGATTGCGCAGCGTAGTTTATTGATGTTGTACACAAACTTTGAGCATATTACCAGTTTAAAACGACAAATGCCCTACCTTAGAGCTATTGCCAAATCTCACCTTTTGGTGGTTATTTTCTTTCAAAATACTGAATTGGAGGATATGGCTTCACTTAAAACAAGCAAAGTGAGTGAGATTTACGATAAAACAATTGCTCAAGAATTCGTTTACAACAAAAAGCTTATGGTAAAGGAATTGGAAAAAAATGGCATACAAGCCATCTTGACAAAACCTAAAGATCTATCTGTAAACACTATCAACAAATATTTAGAAATCAAAGCAAAAGGACTTTTATAA
- a CDS encoding DUF4350 domain-containing protein, giving the protein MDKRNKGLIIGLIGVIILIIVLDATTEKPVDWFPSYVHTDNRALGTEVFYKSLSSLDTDIQHVEKSPFESFQDSVQQKGTYFFLNEYINFTKEEIDQLLEWVDHGNTAFIASQGIPKSLLDTLGVDISFYLSNSQIEYQPSFNLVEEHLQLESAKKSRKAFEYLYFSEIDSAKTQSLGLAQSTLKESEDENARHINFIKVSWGDGYFLCHLAPQTFTNYFMVDGSNSDYTARILNYIDFDEPILWDNYYKAGKEKITNPLYYLLSNIYLKTAYYLIIISSILFILFGGKRKQRPIPIIALVENKSREFAQTIAGMYLDKKDHKAIAQKQIQSFLDKIRNRYGLSTQKVDARFLKDLSQKTNQNYEDLEELFKYIEFINTSETISEKELINLDQKISHFNY; this is encoded by the coding sequence ATGGATAAACGCAACAAAGGCTTAATCATCGGATTAATTGGAGTTATCATTTTAATCATTGTCCTTGATGCTACCACCGAAAAACCTGTAGATTGGTTTCCCAGTTATGTGCATACAGACAATAGAGCTTTAGGAACAGAGGTCTTTTACAAAAGCTTATCTTCTTTAGACACCGATATTCAACATGTCGAAAAATCTCCCTTTGAGAGCTTTCAAGATAGCGTTCAACAAAAGGGTACTTATTTTTTCTTGAACGAATATATCAATTTTACCAAAGAAGAAATCGATCAACTTTTGGAATGGGTGGATCATGGAAATACAGCTTTTATAGCCTCTCAGGGAATTCCTAAATCCCTTTTGGATACTTTAGGTGTTGACATAAGTTTTTACTTGAGCAATTCTCAAATAGAATATCAGCCAAGCTTCAATTTAGTAGAAGAACACCTTCAATTAGAATCGGCCAAAAAGTCCAGAAAGGCATTTGAATATCTTTACTTTTCTGAAATAGATTCAGCAAAAACTCAATCTCTAGGATTAGCTCAATCCACATTAAAAGAAAGTGAAGATGAGAATGCTCGTCATATCAATTTTATAAAGGTGAGCTGGGGTGATGGCTATTTTCTATGTCACCTAGCTCCCCAAACCTTTACCAACTATTTTATGGTAGATGGATCCAATAGTGATTATACAGCAAGAATCTTAAATTATATTGATTTTGATGAACCTATTCTTTGGGATAATTACTATAAGGCAGGCAAGGAAAAAATAACAAATCCTTTATATTATTTACTCTCCAATATCTATTTGAAAACGGCCTACTATTTAATTATCATATCCTCGATTTTATTTATTTTATTTGGTGGTAAAAGAAAACAAAGACCTATCCCAATTATAGCTTTAGTCGAAAATAAATCTCGGGAATTTGCACAAACCATTGCTGGTATGTATTTAGATAAAAAAGACCATAAAGCTATCGCCCAAAAACAAATTCAGTCGTTTCTAGATAAAATCAGAAATCGTTATGGACTATCAACTCAAAAGGTGGATGCTAGGTTTCTAAAAGATCTGTCGCAAAAAACAAATCAGAATTATGAAGACTTAGAGGAATTATTTAAATATATTGAATTTATAAATACCTCAGAAACCATTAGTGAAAAAGAACTCATAAATTTGGATCAGAAAATATCCCATTTTAACTATTAA
- a CDS encoding trimeric intracellular cation channel family protein produces MDYILILDILGVIAFSISGVLSSLRKRMDAFGILIIAFVTSVGGGTLRDVLLGLPVMWMQDMTYVYVIIVTTVLAVIFRKKLSYLRKSLFLFDTLGIGLYTVVGVEKGISQELPAIICVALGTMSACFGGVIRDILCNDIPQIFRREIYATACILGGLSYFVFLKLNFPESLIFFISGLVVIIVRLSAVIFKISLPSVYKKDEDIRDYW; encoded by the coding sequence ATGGATTACATTTTAATTTTAGACATTTTAGGAGTTATCGCTTTTTCTATATCGGGTGTATTGTCCTCGTTAAGAAAGCGAATGGATGCTTTTGGTATTTTGATTATTGCTTTTGTGACTTCGGTAGGAGGGGGAACTTTAAGGGATGTTCTACTAGGTCTTCCAGTCATGTGGATGCAAGATATGACTTACGTGTATGTGATTATAGTGACAACAGTTCTGGCTGTGATTTTTAGAAAAAAATTATCTTATTTAAGAAAATCACTTTTTCTTTTCGATACTTTGGGAATAGGTTTATATACGGTTGTAGGGGTCGAAAAAGGTATTTCTCAGGAGCTACCTGCAATCATTTGTGTAGCCTTAGGCACGATGAGTGCTTGCTTTGGTGGAGTTATTCGGGATATTTTATGTAACGATATTCCCCAGATTTTCAGAAGGGAAATTTATGCAACTGCCTGTATTTTAGGTGGATTGAGCTATTTTGTTTTTCTAAAACTCAACTTCCCAGAGAGCCTGATTTTTTTCATTTCAGGATTGGTCGTTATTATTGTTAGACTCTCTGCGGTGATCTTTAAAATATCTCTGCCTTCTGTCTACAAAAAAGATGAGGATATTAGGGATTACTGGTAA